The following proteins come from a genomic window of Alicyclobacillus dauci:
- the sdaAB gene encoding L-serine ammonia-lyase, iron-sulfur-dependent subunit beta, with translation MKYNSAFEIIGPIMVGPSSSHTAGAVRIGNLARKILGQTPRVAEFRLMGSFAETYQGHGTDLALLAGVLGFTTDHPSVSEADKKALELGLQYSFQKAHIGFFHPNTVAIRLHGENRSVKLIASSLGGGKVEVQELDELPIKFTGEKPTLILYHTDRQGFLANVSHTLDSEGYNIARLSLERWNRGGLAITVCEVDEILRPGLLERLKEEIPQLNDIRVVEPD, from the coding sequence ATGAAGTATAATAGCGCATTCGAGATTATTGGGCCGATTATGGTTGGCCCATCAAGTTCTCATACAGCGGGTGCAGTTCGCATTGGCAATCTGGCACGAAAGATTTTGGGTCAAACTCCAAGGGTGGCTGAATTTCGGTTAATGGGCTCATTTGCCGAAACTTATCAAGGACATGGCACGGACTTAGCGCTCCTCGCTGGCGTGCTTGGTTTCACGACGGATCACCCTTCTGTTTCCGAGGCGGATAAGAAAGCGCTTGAATTGGGCCTTCAGTACAGTTTTCAAAAAGCGCATATTGGCTTTTTTCATCCCAACACGGTAGCCATACGGTTGCATGGAGAGAATCGCAGCGTCAAGTTGATTGCAAGCTCTTTGGGCGGCGGCAAAGTTGAGGTTCAAGAGTTGGATGAACTTCCGATCAAATTTACGGGCGAAAAACCGACGTTGATTTTATACCACACGGACCGACAGGGTTTTCTTGCAAATGTATCGCACACTTTGGATTCAGAAGGATACAACATTGCCCGTTTGAGTTTGGAGAGATGGAACCGGGGAGGTCTCGCCATCACGGTTTGTGAGGTGGACGAAATCTTGCGGCCGGGGCTGCTTGAGCGATTGAAGGAGGAAATTCCTCAGTTGAATGATATTCGAGTTGTAGAACCCGACTAG
- the menB gene encoding 1,4-dihydroxy-2-naphthoyl-CoA synthase, giving the protein MELMDVLYDKQSGIAKITINRPKVYNAFRARTVQELIWALRDAWDDNTIGVVVLTGAGDKAFCTGGDQKARTSDGYDSSGGLGGGIGLEVETLHATIRNIPKPVIAAVNGYAIGGGHVLHVICDLTIASDHAKFGQIGPKVGSYDAGYGSAYLARIVGEKKAREIWYLCEQYTAQEALAMGLVNKVVPHERLYDEVDEWCEKILQKSPTALKMLKYSFNADTAHIEGISQLAMGSLAMYYGTEEALEGRDAFAEKREVNFRKFRT; this is encoded by the coding sequence ATGGAACTGATGGATGTCTTGTATGACAAGCAAAGCGGAATTGCCAAAATCACCATCAATCGTCCGAAAGTGTATAACGCATTTCGGGCTCGAACGGTGCAAGAGCTCATTTGGGCCCTGCGCGACGCTTGGGACGACAACACTATCGGGGTTGTTGTTCTAACGGGTGCGGGTGACAAAGCGTTTTGCACAGGGGGAGATCAAAAGGCGCGGACTTCCGATGGATACGATAGTTCTGGCGGGCTTGGCGGGGGGATTGGGCTTGAGGTGGAGACATTGCACGCCACCATCCGCAACATTCCAAAGCCGGTGATTGCTGCGGTCAACGGGTATGCCATAGGCGGCGGCCATGTCCTTCATGTCATCTGCGATCTCACCATCGCGTCCGATCACGCCAAGTTCGGCCAAATAGGCCCCAAAGTAGGAAGTTACGATGCGGGTTACGGCTCTGCCTATTTGGCACGGATCGTCGGTGAGAAGAAGGCACGAGAAATTTGGTACCTGTGTGAACAGTATACGGCACAAGAGGCACTTGCCATGGGCCTCGTCAACAAGGTGGTTCCGCACGAACGCCTATACGATGAAGTGGATGAGTGGTGCGAGAAAATTTTGCAGAAGAGCCCGACCGCACTGAAGATGCTCAAATACTCGTTTAATGCTGATACCGCCCACATCGAGGGGATTTCACAATTGGCCATGGGAAGTTTGGCCATGTATTACGGAACAGAAGAAGCGCTGGAGGGGCGCGATGCGTTCGCGGAAAAACGCGAGGTGAACTTTAGAAAGTTTAGAACCTGA
- a CDS encoding betaine/proline/choline family ABC transporter ATP-binding protein, which translates to MTDFAVEFRQVTKRYGSSTAVKKLDLGLTSGRMTTLIGPSGCGKTTTLKMINRLIEPSTGTILVEGRDTNEVDSVELRRNIGYVIQQIGLFPHMTIEENIALVPRLRRGRTRDFVRRTEELLDLVGLDPAQFRHRYPNELSGGQQQRIGVARALAAEPSIILMDEPFSALDPISREQLQDELVKLQDSLHKTIIFVTHDMDEALKIADEIVLMKDGEVVQHGTPEDLLRHPHNDFVREFVGVKRFEQAPFMQQVKDVMNPAVTVLPKQGLAQAVHLMRRRKVNGLIVTDQSGKYLGVVGAPEIYEHYGNEQAKVVDVMSRTVPSVTEEDTVSSVLSTLHESDRGFLPVVRPDGRLAGAVTRASVIDALSKPYRNDDDDVTPTVDATSVEQGTSEEVAAE; encoded by the coding sequence ATGACGGATTTCGCTGTGGAATTTCGACAGGTGACAAAGCGGTACGGGAGTAGCACTGCCGTGAAAAAATTGGACTTAGGGCTTACGAGTGGCCGGATGACGACACTCATCGGTCCATCGGGGTGCGGCAAGACCACGACGTTGAAAATGATCAACCGTTTGATTGAACCGAGTACTGGAACCATCCTTGTGGAAGGTAGAGACACAAACGAGGTGGACTCCGTGGAGCTTCGTCGGAACATCGGTTATGTCATTCAACAAATTGGGCTCTTTCCGCACATGACAATCGAGGAGAACATCGCACTAGTTCCTCGACTCCGTCGTGGACGGACACGGGACTTTGTGCGACGCACGGAAGAGTTGCTCGATCTCGTCGGGCTCGATCCAGCCCAGTTTCGCCACCGCTACCCGAATGAGCTGAGTGGCGGACAGCAACAGCGAATTGGTGTTGCACGCGCACTCGCGGCAGAACCGTCCATCATCTTGATGGATGAACCGTTCAGTGCCTTGGACCCCATTAGCCGCGAACAGTTGCAGGACGAATTGGTTAAATTGCAGGACTCACTTCACAAGACAATCATCTTTGTCACGCACGACATGGACGAAGCCCTCAAGATCGCGGATGAGATTGTGCTCATGAAAGACGGGGAAGTGGTGCAACACGGCACACCCGAGGATTTATTGCGCCACCCTCACAACGATTTCGTCCGCGAATTTGTGGGCGTGAAGCGATTTGAGCAGGCACCATTCATGCAACAGGTTAAGGATGTCATGAACCCGGCCGTCACGGTGCTGCCAAAACAGGGTCTGGCGCAAGCCGTGCACTTGATGCGCAGACGTAAAGTGAACGGCCTCATCGTAACGGATCAATCCGGAAAGTATCTGGGTGTTGTCGGGGCACCGGAAATCTATGAACACTATGGAAATGAACAGGCTAAAGTCGTAGACGTCATGTCTAGGACGGTTCCAAGTGTGACCGAAGAAGATACGGTGTCGTCCGTCTTGTCGACATTACACGAAAGCGATCGCGGCTTTCTCCCTGTCGTTCGCCCAGACGGGCGCTTGGCTGGCGCAGTTACGCGGGCAAGCGTGATCGATGCGTTGTCGAAGCCGTACCGGAACGATGACGATGACGTCACACCGACGGTCGACGCGACAAGCGTTGAACAGGGAACGAGTGAGGAGGTCGCAGCGGAATGA
- a CDS encoding LysR family transcriptional regulator: protein MELRHLKTFVVVAEVRGFTKAAEILGYAQSSVTNQIQTLEEEFEQPLFDRLGKSVVLTDTGNRLLPYAHEMLRLQANMKQLVQASEAPSGTLTIGAPESLAAYRLPAVIKEYKRLYPQVKIILKPGACWEMRSQLRSGQIDFAFTLEPPSETADMFTEALVDEPLVLVTSLDHPLTVKSEVKPTDLQNETLLNTEPGCSYRGLFEKYLQEHGIEPSVTMEFWNIEAIKNCVMSGLGISILPFITVQTELHDGKIAALKWDAHNVRVSTLLLCHKAKWISPAVQEFLRLVRQHAETWNQRQEH from the coding sequence GTGGAGCTTCGACATCTGAAGACTTTCGTCGTAGTCGCTGAAGTACGAGGATTTACGAAGGCTGCAGAGATACTTGGTTATGCTCAATCTAGTGTCACGAACCAAATTCAGACACTGGAAGAGGAGTTTGAGCAACCGCTGTTTGATCGTTTAGGAAAGTCTGTTGTGCTTACGGACACAGGTAACCGGCTCTTGCCCTATGCGCATGAAATGTTGCGCCTCCAAGCAAACATGAAGCAACTGGTTCAAGCGAGTGAAGCCCCTTCTGGCACACTAACTATCGGAGCTCCAGAGTCGTTAGCGGCTTATCGCCTCCCCGCTGTTATCAAAGAATACAAACGATTGTACCCGCAAGTCAAAATCATACTCAAACCTGGTGCGTGCTGGGAAATGCGTAGTCAGCTCCGGAGTGGGCAAATTGATTTTGCCTTCACGTTGGAACCTCCAAGTGAAACTGCTGATATGTTTACTGAAGCGCTAGTTGATGAGCCCTTGGTCCTAGTCACATCCTTGGACCATCCGCTTACGGTCAAGAGTGAGGTCAAGCCGACGGATTTACAAAACGAGACACTGCTGAATACAGAACCGGGGTGCAGTTACAGAGGGTTGTTTGAAAAATACTTACAAGAACACGGGATCGAACCATCAGTGACGATGGAATTCTGGAACATTGAGGCGATTAAAAATTGCGTCATGAGTGGATTGGGTATATCTATATTGCCGTTTATCACCGTACAAACCGAACTACACGATGGCAAGATTGCGGCTTTGAAGTGGGATGCGCATAACGTTCGTGTATCGACGCTTCTCCTGTGCCACAAAGCTAAGTGGATTTCTCCCGCTGTACAGGAGTTTCTGCGGCTAGTTCGTCAGCATGCCGAGACGTGGAATCAAAGGCAGGAACATTAA
- a CDS encoding acyl-CoA dehydrogenase family protein, translating into MIDFSFTGEQEAFRKVLRDFARSELIPSYTRWDRDAMFPRELWRRLGGIGVTGLRIPMAYGGGEVDCVTAGIAAEEISRGDFNLTYAVMLNSLIGEILTKHASAELKQTWLPALASGEKVLGIAITEPGAGSDAATLRTRAERRGDAYILSGEKSGISVATVADGFIVFARTGLEDGAKGVSAFLVPGDLPGVERKGYQDMGNVPIGRGSIYLDHVEVPAAYLIGEENKGFYQVMNGFDLSRILIALQCLGTAWQSLEETMEHVKTRYAFGQPLAKFEGVSFPIATHYTQMELVRWQCYRALWLRDQGKTHTKEAAMCKWLGPKVAADVIHECILLNGHYAYTKEMPLEQRLRDVIGLEIGDGTAQVQKIVIARELLGKEFKPY; encoded by the coding sequence ATGATTGATTTTTCGTTTACAGGCGAACAAGAGGCGTTTCGGAAAGTGCTCAGGGATTTCGCTCGTTCTGAACTAATCCCTTCGTACACCCGTTGGGATCGCGATGCAATGTTCCCTCGTGAACTGTGGAGGAGACTTGGTGGAATTGGGGTCACTGGGCTTCGGATTCCTATGGCGTACGGAGGAGGGGAGGTTGACTGTGTAACGGCTGGCATTGCGGCGGAGGAGATCAGCCGCGGGGATTTTAATCTCACATACGCAGTGATGCTGAACTCGCTGATTGGAGAAATTCTCACGAAACACGCGTCAGCGGAGTTGAAACAAACCTGGTTGCCTGCGTTGGCCAGCGGAGAAAAGGTGCTCGGAATTGCCATTACAGAGCCGGGTGCCGGTTCGGATGCGGCCACCTTGCGGACGCGGGCGGAAAGACGAGGAGACGCCTACATTCTTTCAGGTGAAAAATCCGGGATTAGTGTGGCGACGGTTGCTGACGGATTTATTGTTTTCGCGAGGACCGGATTGGAGGATGGGGCCAAGGGCGTTTCAGCATTTCTTGTGCCAGGGGATCTGCCTGGGGTAGAGCGCAAAGGCTATCAGGACATGGGGAATGTCCCGATTGGCCGCGGATCGATTTACCTCGACCACGTGGAAGTTCCGGCGGCGTACCTTATCGGGGAAGAAAACAAGGGATTTTATCAGGTGATGAACGGTTTCGATCTCAGTCGCATTCTCATCGCACTTCAATGCCTCGGCACTGCATGGCAGAGTCTTGAAGAGACGATGGAGCACGTGAAGACACGATATGCGTTTGGGCAGCCGCTGGCTAAATTTGAAGGCGTTTCGTTCCCTATTGCCACGCATTACACACAAATGGAGCTTGTGCGTTGGCAATGTTACCGTGCGTTGTGGCTGAGGGATCAAGGTAAGACTCATACAAAGGAAGCGGCAATGTGCAAATGGCTAGGGCCAAAAGTTGCCGCTGATGTCATCCATGAGTGCATCTTGCTGAACGGCCACTATGCATACACAAAGGAGATGCCCCTGGAACAGCGACTGCGTGATGTGATCGGCCTGGAGATAGGGGACGGGACGGCGCAGGTTCAAAAGATTGTGATCGCGCGAGAGTTACTAGGGAAGGAGTTCAAACCTTACTGA
- a CDS encoding zinc-dependent alcohol dehydrogenase family protein, with amino-acid sequence MRAARIHEFRKPVVVEQVPDPTPGPGDAVIRVEASGICRSDWHGWMGDWAWVGLSPQLPIIPGHEFGGEVVAVGNEVKGFRGGEKVTVPFHYGCGHCEYCHSGVPNLCDSTAIYGFSWDGSYAEYVIVRDADFNLIRLPENVDSMTAAAIGCRFMTGYHGVMRGNVQPGQWVAIQGAGGVGLSAIQTANAVGAQVIAVDIDDEKLEKARQEGAVAVVNARSSIVPEAIKEITKGGAHVGIDALGVRDTILNSVLSLRKGGRHVQIGLTTAEEGGMVTLPIDAITAMELEVVGSLGNPHPAYRGLLNLVSQGRLNPKSIVEREVTLEDVNEVFDNMTNFRTKGFNIITQF; translated from the coding sequence ATGAGAGCGGCACGTATCCATGAATTCCGTAAGCCCGTAGTTGTCGAGCAAGTACCGGATCCAACGCCGGGACCTGGAGATGCTGTCATTCGTGTTGAGGCGAGTGGCATATGCCGAAGTGACTGGCACGGATGGATGGGAGACTGGGCTTGGGTAGGACTATCCCCGCAACTTCCCATTATCCCGGGCCATGAGTTTGGCGGTGAGGTCGTTGCAGTGGGTAACGAAGTAAAAGGATTCAGGGGCGGCGAGAAAGTGACCGTTCCGTTCCACTACGGTTGCGGCCACTGTGAATACTGCCACTCGGGCGTTCCCAACCTATGTGACAGCACAGCAATTTATGGGTTTAGTTGGGATGGAAGCTATGCTGAGTACGTCATTGTTCGGGATGCAGACTTCAATCTCATTAGGTTGCCGGAAAACGTTGACTCGATGACCGCGGCTGCAATTGGCTGCCGTTTTATGACCGGTTATCACGGAGTCATGCGTGGCAATGTCCAACCAGGGCAGTGGGTGGCAATTCAAGGAGCAGGGGGAGTCGGTCTATCTGCTATCCAGACTGCGAACGCCGTTGGTGCTCAGGTTATCGCTGTCGATATCGACGATGAAAAACTGGAGAAAGCAAGACAGGAAGGCGCCGTGGCCGTTGTCAATGCACGCTCGAGCATCGTTCCGGAAGCGATTAAGGAAATAACAAAGGGCGGGGCACATGTAGGTATAGACGCACTGGGTGTTCGAGACACAATTCTTAATTCCGTCCTGTCCCTTCGCAAAGGTGGGCGTCACGTTCAGATCGGGCTGACTACAGCTGAAGAGGGAGGTATGGTCACACTGCCGATCGACGCCATTACGGCCATGGAACTGGAGGTTGTCGGAAGTCTTGGGAATCCACATCCAGCCTATCGCGGATTGCTGAACCTCGTTTCACAAGGTCGACTAAATCCAAAATCCATTGTCGAGCGAGAAGTTACTCTCGAGGATGTGAACGAGGTTTTCGATAACATGACCAACTTTAGGACGAAGGGTTTTAACATTATTACACAATTTTAG
- a CDS encoding SDR family NAD(P)-dependent oxidoreductase produces the protein MSEHPIAFVTGAGSGIGRAISCLLAARGMTVVVADINIEGAHETVQLIKQVGADALAVECDVTSLQDVSRAVERVVSYYECIDVLVNNAGWDKVEPFLQSEPETWDKVIKINLMGQIHTCKAILPIMINQGNGRVVNIASDAGRVGSSGEAVYSAAKGGVIAFTKTLAREMARHRISINCVAPGPTQTPLFQDIGTYNQGIAAALEKAIPLRRLAQPEDIAGAVAYFASDEANYVTGQVLSVNGGLNMV, from the coding sequence GTGAGCGAACACCCAATCGCGTTTGTGACTGGTGCGGGGAGCGGTATTGGCAGAGCCATTTCGTGTTTGTTGGCAGCACGGGGGATGACCGTTGTCGTGGCGGATATCAACATTGAGGGTGCACACGAAACGGTGCAGCTGATCAAGCAGGTGGGCGCGGACGCCTTGGCGGTGGAGTGCGACGTGACGAGCCTTCAAGATGTCTCACGGGCCGTAGAGAGGGTGGTGTCTTACTACGAGTGTATTGATGTACTCGTGAATAATGCCGGATGGGATAAGGTGGAGCCGTTCCTGCAAAGTGAGCCCGAGACGTGGGATAAAGTGATCAAGATCAACCTCATGGGCCAAATCCATACGTGTAAAGCTATTTTGCCTATCATGATCAATCAAGGGAATGGAAGAGTAGTGAACATCGCGTCGGATGCTGGAAGGGTGGGATCGAGCGGAGAAGCCGTGTATTCAGCGGCTAAAGGAGGTGTCATCGCCTTTACCAAGACACTCGCGAGGGAGATGGCGCGTCACCGAATCAGCATCAATTGTGTGGCACCGGGGCCCACTCAGACGCCGCTGTTCCAAGACATAGGGACCTACAATCAGGGCATTGCGGCGGCGCTTGAGAAAGCCATTCCGCTCCGTCGCTTGGCGCAGCCAGAGGATATCGCCGGAGCCGTGGCCTATTTCGCGTCAGATGAGGCCAACTATGTGACGGGCCAAGTGCTTTCGGTCAACGGTGGTTTGAACATGGTTTAG
- a CDS encoding APC family permease encodes MVKPEKMKATIGLPQAVALYIGAVLGSGVLLVPGLAADMAGPASLLSWGLMTVFVLPMALVMGLLSAKYPNTGGVSHFVTKAFGERAGTLVGWFFLMSVPIGAPVAAITGATYLTTAIGLGRIGTVAIAIAILLVGLVTNLIGMKMAGKVQVAVVIAILVVLVMAVIGSVPSMHGSNFTPFLSHGWVSVGRATAILFWCFIGWEAVSHLSEEFIDPKREAIKGVTIAAMIVGILYFLTALSTIGTRSYGPTNSAASLVLVIEHLLGKSGAFVAGGTAVFICTATVIAYVGAASRLAFALSKNGNAPKSLSLVATKYGTPLGGILFLAICFTIVVALYSTNSVPLTVLIQLPNATFILTYLGGCAAGIRLLRDSKWSVCISWISFLLTAIIFPFVGWGLFYPVLIVSVFWMAKNSRKPLPIKLKRRDSV; translated from the coding sequence ATGGTTAAACCGGAAAAAATGAAAGCGACGATTGGGCTGCCGCAGGCAGTTGCACTATACATTGGAGCCGTACTTGGTTCAGGAGTGTTGTTGGTTCCAGGTCTGGCTGCGGATATGGCGGGACCTGCATCGTTGTTGTCCTGGGGACTGATGACGGTTTTCGTTCTGCCGATGGCACTGGTTATGGGACTTCTATCAGCCAAGTATCCAAACACTGGCGGCGTGTCTCACTTTGTTACAAAAGCATTTGGAGAGCGTGCCGGTACGCTGGTTGGATGGTTTTTTCTCATGTCTGTTCCAATTGGTGCTCCAGTTGCTGCGATAACGGGGGCAACCTATCTAACGACGGCAATCGGTCTCGGACGTATCGGCACTGTGGCAATCGCGATTGCTATTTTGCTTGTCGGTTTAGTCACCAATCTGATCGGTATGAAAATGGCTGGAAAGGTGCAGGTGGCAGTTGTAATTGCGATTCTGGTTGTACTAGTCATGGCTGTCATAGGCTCAGTACCCTCGATGCACGGTTCAAACTTTACGCCCTTCCTTTCACACGGATGGGTGAGTGTTGGAAGAGCAACGGCTATTCTGTTTTGGTGCTTTATTGGATGGGAAGCGGTCTCGCACCTGTCAGAGGAATTCATTGACCCAAAGCGTGAGGCAATAAAAGGTGTCACGATCGCGGCAATGATTGTCGGCATCCTGTACTTTTTAACGGCGTTATCTACAATTGGTACGCGTAGCTACGGACCAACGAATTCTGCTGCATCGCTAGTCCTTGTGATTGAGCATCTTCTTGGTAAAAGCGGTGCTTTTGTGGCAGGGGGAACTGCAGTGTTTATTTGTACCGCCACGGTGATTGCCTATGTTGGAGCTGCTTCTCGGCTTGCGTTCGCGCTTTCCAAGAACGGAAATGCGCCTAAGTCGTTATCCTTGGTTGCCACGAAATATGGTACTCCTTTGGGAGGTATTCTTTTTCTAGCTATTTGCTTCACGATTGTTGTGGCTCTTTACAGTACAAATAGCGTACCGTTGACCGTGCTCATTCAATTACCAAACGCTACGTTTATCCTAACTTACCTGGGTGGATGTGCAGCCGGTATACGGTTGCTTCGTGACAGTAAATGGTCAGTGTGCATTAGCTGGATTTCATTTCTGCTAACCGCAATCATCTTTCCGTTCGTAGGATGGGGGCTGTTCTACCCAGTCCTTATTGTAAGCGTGTTTTGGATGGCAAAAAACTCTAGAAAGCCCTTGCCTATTAAACTCAAAAGGAGAGACTCTGTTTAA
- a CDS encoding AMP-binding protein → MEKEWVERYQSMWPNKTILDYLDASIAQVPDKTAIFDRRSRYTYRELGRLADRVALGLLELGVGKGDVISIQLPNWNEFIILHIAATRIGAITNPLVPIYRDREIGYMVGLAESKMLVVPDEFRGFRYPEMVQRLSPEWPFLKHVFVVGEHVPPGMHGFSQLLEEPWEQRTDPAVLNAISHDPNEVTYLIFTSGTTGEPKGVLHTHNTLCVSADYWIEHLKLTTNDVIFMASTFAHQTGFVYGARLPLHFGGTGVYQDIWNAEEFIRLIEEEKVSVTAAATPFLYDTVQAPGVEQADLSSFRVFASMGAPIPRSLVRQAANRLPCKILSGWGQTENGLVTLTALDDSEEKITGTDGHPFPGMEVRVVDKGGNRCPAGQEGDLHCRGPALFVGYFKRSEYTASQFEDGWFHTGDRAVMDEDGYIRITGREKDIIIRGGENIPVSYVENILYEHRDISVAQVVGMPDPRLQERACAYIRMKPGKEPVTLETLQTFLLEKGLAKQYWPERVEIIQDFPQTPSGKIQKFHLREMIKRKLIAEGVLEGE, encoded by the coding sequence GTGGAAAAGGAGTGGGTTGAACGGTATCAATCAATGTGGCCAAACAAGACCATTCTCGATTATTTAGATGCGTCCATTGCACAGGTTCCCGATAAGACAGCTATCTTTGATCGCAGAAGTCGTTACACGTATCGCGAGTTGGGGCGATTGGCGGATCGAGTTGCGCTTGGATTGTTGGAATTGGGAGTCGGGAAGGGTGATGTGATCTCGATCCAGTTGCCAAACTGGAATGAATTCATCATTCTCCACATCGCAGCGACGAGAATCGGAGCCATCACCAATCCGCTTGTTCCGATCTATCGGGATCGCGAAATTGGATACATGGTGGGGCTAGCCGAGTCCAAAATGTTGGTCGTGCCAGATGAATTCCGCGGCTTTCGTTACCCGGAGATGGTGCAGCGGTTGAGCCCGGAGTGGCCATTTCTGAAGCACGTGTTTGTCGTGGGCGAGCATGTCCCGCCAGGCATGCACGGGTTCTCTCAGCTTCTTGAAGAACCGTGGGAACAACGGACAGATCCCGCCGTCCTGAATGCGATATCGCACGATCCCAATGAGGTCACGTACCTCATCTTCACGTCGGGAACGACTGGGGAACCAAAGGGGGTCCTGCACACACATAACACACTCTGTGTGTCGGCCGACTACTGGATCGAACACTTGAAACTGACCACAAATGACGTGATCTTCATGGCGTCCACGTTTGCGCACCAAACCGGTTTTGTGTATGGCGCTAGACTTCCTCTCCACTTTGGCGGCACTGGAGTGTATCAGGATATATGGAACGCTGAGGAATTCATCCGATTGATTGAAGAGGAGAAAGTTTCGGTAACCGCGGCGGCAACACCATTTCTGTACGATACTGTTCAAGCGCCGGGTGTAGAACAGGCTGATCTGAGCTCGTTTCGCGTTTTTGCATCCATGGGTGCGCCCATTCCGAGGTCGCTCGTTCGCCAGGCCGCGAATCGTTTGCCGTGCAAGATTTTGTCCGGCTGGGGTCAAACGGAAAATGGGTTGGTTACGCTCACCGCATTGGATGACAGCGAAGAAAAGATCACTGGAACGGACGGACATCCGTTCCCAGGTATGGAAGTGAGAGTGGTCGACAAAGGAGGCAACCGATGTCCTGCTGGGCAAGAAGGGGATCTTCACTGCCGAGGACCTGCTTTGTTCGTCGGTTATTTTAAACGATCGGAGTACACGGCAAGTCAGTTTGAGGATGGCTGGTTTCATACGGGGGATCGAGCGGTGATGGACGAAGACGGATATATTCGAATCACCGGCCGCGAAAAGGACATCATTATTCGCGGTGGTGAGAATATACCGGTTTCATACGTGGAGAACATTTTGTACGAACACCGGGATATTTCTGTTGCTCAAGTCGTGGGGATGCCAGATCCGCGACTGCAAGAGCGAGCTTGCGCGTATATTCGCATGAAGCCAGGGAAGGAACCCGTCACACTTGAAACACTGCAGACGTTTTTGCTAGAGAAAGGGCTGGCAAAACAGTACTGGCCTGAGCGAGTGGAGATCATTCAAGACTTTCCTCAGACCCCCAGTGGCAAGATTCAAAAATTCCATTTGCGTGAAATGATCAAGCGAAAATTGATTGCGGAAGGCGTCCTGGAAGGTGAATGA